One Setaria viridis chromosome 5, Setaria_viridis_v4.0, whole genome shotgun sequence genomic region harbors:
- the LOC140222689 gene encoding large ribosomal subunit protein eL29z-like: protein MAKSKNHTAHNQSYKAHKNGIKKAKRHRQTSTKGMDPKFLRNLRYSRKNNKKSGEAEAEE, encoded by the exons ATGGCCAAGTCGAAGAACCACACGGCGCACAACCAGTCGTACAAGGCGCACAAGAACGGCATCAAGAAGGCCAAGCGCCACCGCCAGACCTCCACCAAGGGG ATGGACCCAAAGTTCCTGAGGAACCTGAGGTACTCAAGGAAGAACAACAAGAAGAGCGGTGAGGCTGAAGCCGAGGAGTAA
- the LOC117856022 gene encoding serine hydroxymethyltransferase 4 — translation MCTRAILPCTTDISSRAPFFPPPPRFPPHHPLRLRSRPFLAVATPASPSAAAMDPVATWGLTPLAGADPEIYDLLEREKRRQRRGIELIASENFTSFAVMEALGSPLTNKYSEGMPGARYYGGNDVIDEIENLCRSRALAAFRLDPAAWGVNVQPYSGSPANFAAYTALLNPHDRIMGLDLPSGGHLTHGYYTAGGKKISATSIYFESLPYKVSAATGYIDYEKLEEKALDFRPKLIICGGSAYPRDWDYARLRAVADKVGALLLCDMAHISGLVAAQEAANPFEYCDVVTTTTHKSLRGPRAGMIFYRKGPKPPKKGQPEGALYDYEDKINFAVFPSLQGGPHNHQIAALAVALQQTMTPGFKAYAKQVKANAVAIGNYLMSKGYKMVTDGTENHLVLWDLRPLGLTGNKVEKLCDLCHITLNKNAVFGDSSALAPGGVRIGAPAMTSRGLVEKDFEQIGEFLHRAVTICLSIQKEYGKLLKDFNKGLVNNKDIENLKAEVEKFADSFDMPGFTLESMKYKE, via the exons ATGTGCACACGCGCCATCCTCCCGTGCACCACCGATATAtcttcccgcgcccccttcttccctccACCACCACGCTTCCCACCCCATCATCCCCTCCGCCTCCGTTCTCGTcccttcctcgccgtcgccactCCCGCCTCCCCTTCCGCAGCCGCCATGGATCCCGTCGCCACATGGGGCCTGACcccgctcgccggcgcggaCCCGGAGATCTACGACCTCCTGGAGCGCGagaagcggcggcagcggcggggcatCGAGCTCATCGCCTCCGAGAATTTCACCTCCTTCGCCGTCATGGAGGCGCTCGGCTCCCCGCTCACCAACAAGTACTCCGAGGGCATGCCCGGCGCCCGCTACTACGGCGGCAACGACGTCATCGACGAGATCGAGAACCTCTGCCGctcccgcgcgctcgccgccttcCGCCTCGACCCGGCCGCCTGGGGCGTCAACGTGCAGCCCTACTCGGGCTCCCCCGCCAACTTCGCCGCCTACACCGCGCTGCTCAACCCGCACGACCGGATCATGGGCCTCGATCTCCCCTCCGGCGGACACCTCACCCACGGGTACTACACCGCCGGCGGCAAGAAGATCTCCGCCACCTCGATCTACTTCGAGAGCCTGCCGTACAAGGTGAGCGCCGCCACCGGGTACATCGACTACGAGAAGCTCGAGGAGAAGGCGCTCGACTTCCGCCCCAAGCTCATCATCTGCGGTGGCAGCGCGTACCCGAGGGATTGGGACTACGCCAGGCTCAGGGCCGTCGCCGACAAGGTCGGGGCGCTGCTGCTCTGCGACATGGCGCACATCAGCGGGCTTGTCGCCGCACAG GAAGCCGCAAATCCTTTTGAGTATTGTGATGTGGTTACCACTACCACACACAAGTCTCTACGTGGGCCAAGGGCTGGCATGATTTTCTACAGGAAAGGCCCTAAGCCCCCCAAGAAGGGCCAGCCTGAGGGTGCTCTGTATGACTATGAAGACAAGATTAACTTTGCGGTGTTCCCATCTCTGCAAGGTGGCCCTCACAATCACCAGATTGCGGCACTTGCCGTTGCTCTGCAGCAAACTATGACACCTGGCTTCAAGGCCTATGCAAAGCAAGTGAAGGCGAATGCTGTTGCCATTGGAAACTATCTCATGAGCAAGGGCTACAAGATGGTGACTGATGGAACTGAGAACCACCTTGTCCTCTGGGATCTCCGCCCTCTTGGCTTGACTG GAAACAAGGTTGAAAAGCTCTGTGACCTTTGCCACATCACATTGAACAAGAATGCTGTCTTCGGTGACAGCAGTGCATTGGCTCCGGGTGGTGTCCGCATTG GTGCCCCCGCAATGACCTCGAGGGGTCTGGTGGAGAAAGACTTTGAGCAGATCGGCGAGTTCCTCCACCGGGCGGTGACCATCTGCCTGAGCATCCAGAAGGAGTACGGCAAGCTCCTCAAGGACTTCAACAAGGGCCTAGTGAACAACAAGGACATCGAGAACCTCAAGGCTGAGGTGGAGAAGTTTGCTGACTCCTTCGACATGCCTGGGTTCACGCTCGAGAGCATGAAGTACAAGGAGTAG